Below is a genomic region from Punica granatum isolate Tunisia-2019 unplaced genomic scaffold, ASM765513v2 Contig00002, whole genome shotgun sequence.
tatttattattaatttctcaTATATAACCTttttataaggaaaaaaaatgttatccTTCgtacaattttcttttcattgctCGTCCATCTGAAACTTATAAGGATAGATAGGCGTAACATGTAACGATTCGAGCAGTAATCTAAAATTAGAAATCGAAAGCAATGGTTAATATACTTCCGAATGTTCCCGTAGAAAAACAGGAACGAATATAAGTTTATGTTATTATGGGGCTAAAATACAGAAAGCAATAGCTTGTGATGAGAATTGCTTAAATGAATCATTTTCATGACTAATTAAAAAGAGCAATTACAAATATCTATCAACACGATTGAATGTTCCATGGACCCAAATATTCAGAGTCTCCGATAAGTTGTCGGATCTCATTACATGAATTCATATCCAACAGATCCGGtattatttcataattcaacaagtTGCTGCAATAGCTTTCTCTCTCATCTTCGATGCTGCCACCTCCGGTGATGCATGGTGAATTCGAATTTCCAGGTGTTGAGCTTGATGAATTCGTTGCTGCTGATAAAACTGGAGCAAAGCTATTTCCTTGGAGGGGATTAGGGGTCTCGTAATTCTTTTCAGGAACATAGTAATAACCATTGTTGTAAGCTGCCAGAGGATCCCGATACTCATCCACATTACGCTCCATGACTTGTGAAGCTTCATTATTAGAAGACGGCACACAAGTCGGAAATTCTTGAATTGGTGGTGCGTGGAGCTGGTCTTGGATCAGCAGTTGGTGATATTGGTTCTGTTGAAAATTTTGAGGAAGGCAGTTCGGGTTTTCTACGTGAGGAGATACGATAGAGGAAGCGAGCCTTAATATTTCTGGATTAACTAGGGTCTGGGGCCCGAGGAAGCTCGAAAGGTGGCTCATTTGGGGGGAGCTGTAGAGGGGAGTGTTGTTAAGGATTGAGGATAGGTCAAGGAGATCGAGGCGAGGGCTATGAGTCACAGGGTCGATTCCCATGTGAAGAAGCCTCTTCCTAATACGGGTATTCCAATAATTCTTGATC
It encodes:
- the LOC116189736 gene encoding transcription factor MYB41-like, which gives rise to MGRAPCCDKDGIKKGPWTPEEDQKLVDYIQKHGYGNWRTLPKNAGLQRCGKSCRLRWTNYLRPDIKRGKFSMEEEEMIIQLHSILGNKWSAIAARLPGRTDNEIKNYWNTRIRKRLLHMGIDPVTHSPRLDLLDLSSILNNTPLYSSPQMSHLSSFLGPQTLVNPEILRLASSIVSPHVENPNCLPQNFQQNQYHQLLIQDQLHAPPIQEFPTCVPSSNNEASQVMERNVDEYRDPLAAYNNGYYYVPEKNYETPNPLQGNSFAPVLSAATNSSSSTPGNSNSPCITGGGSIEDERESYCSNLLNYEIIPDLLDMNSCNEIRQLIGDSEYLGPWNIQSC